From Nilaparvata lugens isolate BPH chromosome 7, ASM1435652v1, whole genome shotgun sequence, one genomic window encodes:
- the LOC111048366 gene encoding uncharacterized protein LOC111048366: MAIPFNLPSEEDTEEYYRRLDQLLADLYDVLRHILFRPRTQQPAHNHQQQPPVIDADGDNESEDQEPPDHGGEDPSPDALEQRLHPLPDLVANVGSSSAAPSSRPLGRGHPRRRRRDSTSDSVTINNSRTTSNSRTTDDEEVVDPPRPLRKLRESKKRCSSLRRKPCCPASLKFSHSLKTSAENWVMVGEELRKIAEDFRTKSTSTTSTTSRPTTDSLITKKVTQINVRMLRRRNKCNLKVIRKILKCTIPMLRVELLKRKRICFEEQCISSAVQWGCEAPDLPRTKRVELKASSLLSLLVPAPFCGSVWTTVIIIVGWKLLMRHNR, from the exons ATGGCGATACCTTTCAATTTACCTTCGGAGGAGGACACCGAAGAGTACTACCGTCGCCTGGATCAACTGCTTGCTGATCTGTACGATGTGCTGCGGCATATACTCTTCCGGCCTCGCACCCAGCAGCCTGCTCACAATCACCAACAGCAGCCGCCTGTCATAG ATGCTGACGGTGACAATGAGTCCGAGGATCAGGAGCCACCCGACCACGGGGGAGAGGACCCCTCCCCAGACGCCCTCGAGCAAAGACTGCATCCGCTGCCTGATCTCGTCGCCAACGTTGGCAGCTCCTCAGCCGCCCCTTCCTCCCGGCCCTTGGGTCGCGGACATCCTAGACGACGCAGAAGAGACAGCACCAGTGACTCGGTAACGATCAACAACTCGCGGACGACGAGTAACTCAAGGACAACGGATGACGAGGAAGTCGTCGACCCTCCAAGACCGCTGAGGAAACTGAGGGAGTCGAAAAAGAGGTGCTCTTCGCTGAGGAGGAAGCCATGTTGTCCCGCCTCACTCAAGTTTTCACACTCGCTCAAGACTTCTGCCGAGAACTGGGTGATGGTCGGCGAGGAGCTCAGGAAAATCGCGGAGGACTTCCGGACCAAATCGACGTCCACCACGTCAACCACATCTAGGCCTACCACTGATTCTCTCATAACAAAGAAAGTTACACAAATAAATGTAAGAATGTTACGCAGAAGAAACAAATGTAACCTAAAAGTGATCAGGAAGATATTGAAATGTACTATTCCGATGTTAAGAGTTGAACTGTTGAAAAGAAAgcgtatttgttttgaagagCAGTGCATCTCCAGTGCAGTGCAGTGGGGT TGTGAAGCACCAGATCTACCCAGAACGAAACGTGTAGAACTGAAAGCATCGAGCCTCTTATCTCTTCTAGTTCCAGCGCCGTTTTGTGGATCAGTTTGGACAACAGTGATCATCATAGTTGGCTGGAAATTGCTGATGAGGCACAATCGGTGA